The proteins below are encoded in one region of Poecile atricapillus isolate bPoeAtr1 chromosome 19, bPoeAtr1.hap1, whole genome shotgun sequence:
- the LOC131586420 gene encoding zinc finger protein 22-like produces the protein YKCLECGKSFSQRKTLIRHQMIHTGEWAYECGECGKGFSFSSQLIIHQRIHTGERPYECPECGKRFQTSSHLLVHQRIHTDERPFRCPDCGEVFKQNSHLVKHRRIHTGERPYKCPQCGKSFSVKSNLTRHQRRHQ, from the coding sequence tacaagtgcttggagtgtgggaagagcttcagccagaggaaaaccctgatccgccaccagatgatccacactggggaatgggcctatgagtgtggggaatgtgggaagggcttcagcttcagCTCCCAACTCATtatccaccagcgcatccacactggggagaggccctacgagtgtcccgagtgtgggaagaggtttcagacgagctcccatctcctcgtgcaccagcggattcacacagatgagaggcccttccgctgccccgactgtggggaggtcttcaagcaaaactcccacCTTGTCAagcaccggcgcatccacactggggagaggccctacaagtgtccccagtgtgggaagagcttctcagtCAAATCTAACTTGACccgacaccaacggaggcatcagtaa